Sequence from the Candidatus Methylomirabilota bacterium genome:
GAGGTCTTCTCGCGCAACGCGCGGGAGGTACCTCCTTTTTTGTTCCTCGTTTCCGAAGAGGAGAATCGGTATGGCGATGCCGATGGATTGGGGAACCGCGACCGTGAGCGCAAGGATATTGCTCCAACTAGCAATCAGCGTGAGCACGCGACCGTAGTTTGTGTAGGAGAATCCGAGGCCCCCGTACTCAGGTGGGATTTTCATGCCAAATGCACCGAGCTCGAACAGGCCTTTGAGCACGTGCGCGGGGATTTTGGCCGTTCGCTCGATGGCATCAGGATCGACGTGGGCTTTGAGAAACGTTTCTATTTTGTGGCAATACGCCTCTCCGATCTCTTTCGCCTCGGCGGTCTCTGCAGGAGGCAGGAGAAGATCAAACTCTGGCTTTCCCACAAAAACTCCTGCCATGAAGCTTGAGCCCGTGATGCGCTCTCGCGCCTCCTCGATCCGCTCCAAGCCCTTAAAGAGATCGGTCATCGCAGTACCTCGCTGTGCGGGATGGGCCCTCGGTCGCAGCCGTGATTCTCGCCTCGGGCATCTAGACTCGATCGCCTAGGCGGCTTCTTTACTATACCGCGCCCGGTTGCCGCCAACGTAGCTTTTTCGTCAGGGATAACAGCGGAGCATGAGAAAAACTAGGCCGTCCGTGGTGACGTGTCAAGCGCGGCCTCCGTGATCACGGGATCTGCGGATGCGAAACTTGACTGGCTGATTTTTTAACGGGTCCTGGGTATGGCTCTGGGGGTCAAAAACCAAGTATTAGAGGAGGTGCACGATGGCGTCAGTGAATTGGAGGCTAAAGGGGAAGTACCTGAAAAACTGTAACTGCGATCCCGGCTGTCCATGCGAGTTTTTGGCCAAGCCCACATACACGAAATGCGAAGGGATGATGGCGATGGAGGTGGAGGAGGGGCACTTCGGTGAGACCTCGTTGAATGGCGCCAGGATCGTCCGGACTGTTCGACGCCTGCTTGACCGCGGTGACAGCCTGGTTGCGGGCTGTGATCACGGCCTCCAGGGTCTCACGCTCGTGTTTCATGTACGCCTTGGCGGTCTCCACCAGGTTCGGGATGAGGTCATACCGATGTGTGAGCTGCACGTTGATCTGGGCAAACGCATTCTTGAAGCGTTTGCGGTAGGAGACCAACCGGTTGTAGGCCCGCACGACCAAAAACCCTAGGGTGACGATCAGCAGCAGCATGACAACCAGGGCGATCGTGAATAGTTTCATGACCTTCCTCTCTTGAGTGGTTTTTTCAGTTCCTACCCTGCTCTCCTTTCGAGTCTATAAGGGGAGGTTCAGGCTCTCATCCT
This genomic interval carries:
- a CDS encoding acyl-CoA dehydrogenase family protein, encoding MTDLFKGLERIEEARERITGSSFMAGVFVGKPEFDLLLPPAETAEAKEIGEAYCHKIETFLKAHVDPDAIERTAKIPAHVLKGLFELGAFGMKIPPEYGGLGFSYTNYGRVLTLIASWSNILALTVAVPQSIGIAIPILLFGNEEQKRRYLPRVAREDLSAFALTEPVTGSDAANVQTEAVLNAAGTHFVVNGEKLW